Proteins encoded within one genomic window of Leptolyngbyaceae cyanobacterium:
- a CDS encoding aminotransferase class I/II-fold pyridoxal phosphate-dependent enzyme — MNSSFSNVAKPILLSTPHIGDRELEFVREAFDTNWIAPVGPHVDAFEQEFCQLVGASHAAAVSSGTAALHLALKLAGIQAGDEVFCSTLTFIASASPITYLGAKPVFIDSDRTSWNINPQLLRQTLDKKAKIGKLPKAVIIVHLYGQSADINPILETCDRYEIPLIEDAAESLGATYQGKSPGTFGKIGIFSFNGNKIITTSGGGMIVSEDSKLIEKARFLSTQARDPAPHYQHSEIGYNYRLSNVLAGIGRGQLRVLEDRVNARRNNFAVYQQALGKLPGIEFMPEANFGRPTRWLTCLTIDPEAFGADREQVRLELAKQQIEARPVWKPLHLQPVFANCEYFGGAVAEDLFNHGLCLPSGSNLTREDLERVINVILTQSANYSKT, encoded by the coding sequence ATGAATAGCTCATTTTCTAATGTGGCTAAACCAATTCTTCTGTCAACGCCGCATATAGGCGATCGCGAATTAGAGTTCGTCCGAGAAGCTTTTGATACCAATTGGATTGCTCCGGTTGGCCCTCATGTAGATGCGTTCGAGCAAGAATTCTGCCAGCTAGTTGGCGCTTCCCATGCTGCTGCCGTGAGTTCGGGTACTGCGGCTTTGCATTTAGCTCTAAAATTAGCAGGTATTCAAGCAGGAGATGAAGTTTTTTGCTCGACGCTGACTTTTATTGCTAGTGCTAGTCCGATTACTTATTTAGGTGCAAAACCTGTCTTTATTGATAGCGATCGCACTAGCTGGAACATCAATCCCCAATTATTAAGGCAAACATTAGATAAAAAAGCTAAAATTGGCAAATTACCGAAAGCAGTTATTATTGTACATTTATACGGGCAAAGTGCCGATATTAATCCGATCCTAGAAACTTGCGATCGATACGAAATTCCCTTAATTGAAGACGCGGCTGAATCTCTCGGCGCTACCTATCAAGGTAAATCTCCCGGTACTTTTGGCAAAATTGGCATTTTCTCATTTAATGGCAATAAAATTATCACCACTTCCGGCGGGGGAATGATAGTTTCTGAAGATTCAAAGCTAATAGAAAAAGCTCGTTTTTTATCTACTCAAGCCCGCGATCCCGCTCCCCATTATCAACATTCAGAAATCGGTTACAATTACCGATTAAGCAATGTTTTGGCGGGGATCGGTCGCGGGCAATTACGAGTTTTAGAAGACAGAGTAAACGCCAGAAGAAATAACTTTGCAGTATACCAACAAGCTTTGGGAAAATTGCCAGGAATTGAATTTATGCCAGAAGCAAACTTTGGACGCCCTACTCGTTGGCTAACTTGTTTAACGATCGATCCGGAAGCTTTCGGTGCAGATAGAGAACAAGTACGTTTAGAGCTTGCCAAACAGCAAATCGAAGCCCGACCAGTTTGGAAACCTTTGCATTTACAGCCTGTATTTGCTAATTGCGAATATTTTGGCGGTGCAGTAGCAGAAGATTTATTTAATCACGGTCTTTGTTTACCCTCCGGTTCTAATTTAACCAGGGAAGATTTAGAACGAGTGATTAACGTCATATTAACTCAATCCGCTAATTACTCGAAAACGTAA
- a CDS encoding WbqC family protein has product MTIAVIHQPQYLPYLGFFHKLNQGDIFIVMDSVQFMRRGIQHRNKIKTNKGEQWLTVPVFHQSSREEEYIKEVQIDSELPWARKHWNTLLTNYSPAPYFDKYGAELQKLLEKEWHYLCELDMSLIQWIMEVLGIKKTIVYLSELAVKGSKSQLLIDACKAVGADTYLSGSGGKEYMNLSLFEAAGINVIWQEFNSPSYNQLFPELGFIPSLSIIDTLFCCGSETRNFLGTN; this is encoded by the coding sequence ATGACGATCGCAGTAATTCATCAACCACAATATTTGCCATATCTGGGTTTCTTCCACAAACTGAACCAAGGCGATATTTTTATCGTAATGGATAGCGTGCAATTTATGCGGCGCGGTATTCAACACCGCAACAAAATTAAAACCAACAAAGGTGAACAATGGTTAACAGTTCCCGTATTTCATCAATCCTCTAGAGAAGAAGAATATATCAAAGAAGTGCAGATTGACTCAGAACTTCCTTGGGCACGGAAGCATTGGAATACACTACTTACCAACTATTCTCCTGCTCCTTATTTTGATAAATACGGCGCTGAACTCCAAAAATTGTTGGAAAAAGAATGGCATTATCTCTGCGAGCTTGACATGAGTTTGATTCAATGGATTATGGAAGTTTTAGGAATTAAAAAAACAATAGTTTATTTGTCTGAATTGGCAGTAAAAGGAAGTAAAAGCCAACTTTTGATTGACGCTTGTAAAGCAGTGGGTGCTGATACTTACTTATCTGGTTCTGGCGGTAAAGAATATATGAATTTATCACTTTTTGAAGCTGCCGGAATCAATGTAATTTGGCAAGAATTTAACTCCCCATCCTACAATCAATTGTTTCCAGAATTGGGCTTTATACCTAGTTTATCCATTATTGATACTTTATTCTGTTGCGGCTCGGAAACGAGGAACTTTTTAGGAACTAATTAA
- a CDS encoding glycosyltransferase family 4 protein: protein MKILHICALSITAEGLLKPQIDYFLSQNVSVEIACSPGVEAERLQQQGYVVHPIKIERRISLLPNLKSIYNLVKLMCENQYDLVHVHTPIAAVLGRIAAKLAGVKRIVYTAHGFPFYEQSPPLEYAVYFTIEKLAALFTDLILTQNYEDVATAKQKGLCSPEKIAYLGNGIDIDRFKRDRLFLTYQKQLRDSFNIPATANSIVGTIGRLTRKKGAAYLIEAAASLLPQFPNLHILIIGPQLSSDPEPFQTELIDKIRTWGLEDRVTLTGQRQDIPELLGLLDIFVLPSFHNEGLPRSILEAMAMNLPVVATDIRGCREAVIHEKTGLIVPSQNSEKLAEALAKLLSNIELRKAYGLAGRQRVEAEYDEQFVFKRLEKYYQKLGINFLDYYYPVVNHA, encoded by the coding sequence ATGAAAATCTTACATATTTGTGCCCTTAGCATCACTGCTGAAGGACTTTTAAAACCTCAAATAGACTACTTCTTATCTCAGAATGTATCGGTTGAAATAGCCTGTTCCCCAGGGGTGGAAGCGGAACGTTTGCAACAGCAAGGTTACGTCGTTCATCCGATTAAAATTGAGCGGCGAATTTCACTATTACCTAATCTCAAAAGTATTTATAATCTGGTAAAATTGATGTGTGAAAACCAATACGATCTCGTTCACGTTCATACTCCAATAGCTGCGGTATTAGGCCGGATCGCTGCTAAATTGGCTGGGGTAAAACGGATTGTTTATACCGCTCATGGTTTTCCATTTTACGAACAATCTCCACCCCTTGAATATGCCGTTTACTTTACCATTGAAAAATTGGCGGCATTATTCACTGACCTAATCTTGACCCAAAATTATGAAGATGTTGCCACCGCGAAACAAAAGGGTCTTTGTTCACCGGAAAAAATAGCTTACTTGGGAAATGGGATAGATATCGATCGATTTAAACGCGATCGTCTTTTTCTCACCTATCAAAAACAATTACGGGACTCTTTCAATATTCCCGCGACTGCCAATTCGATCGTCGGTACCATTGGACGTTTAACTCGCAAAAAAGGGGCTGCCTACTTAATTGAAGCAGCTGCCTCATTACTGCCGCAGTTTCCCAATCTACATATTTTGATTATTGGCCCCCAACTAAGCAGCGATCCAGAACCTTTTCAAACCGAGTTAATTGATAAAATTCGCACTTGGGGTCTCGAAGATCGCGTTACTCTGACAGGTCAACGTCAAGATATACCAGAATTGTTGGGACTTTTAGATATTTTTGTATTGCCATCTTTCCATAATGAAGGACTTCCTCGCTCAATTCTCGAAGCGATGGCAATGAATTTACCAGTTGTTGCTACGGATATTCGCGGCTGCCGAGAAGCCGTTATCCACGAAAAGACAGGTCTGATCGTTCCTTCTCAAAATAGTGAAAAGTTAGCCGAAGCTTTAGCAAAATTATTGTCAAATATCGAATTGAGAAAAGCTTATGGATTAGCGGGAAGGCAACGAGTGGAAGCTGAATATGACGAGCAATTTGTCTTCAAAAGGCTTGAAAAATACTATCAAAAATTAGGTATTAATTTTCTGGATTATTATTACCCAGTAGTAAATCACGCCTAA
- a CDS encoding GNAT family N-acetyltransferase, with the protein MLSEFILPNDPKWKHFLELAVHDFYHLPEYVSLSAKYERSQPIAFYGELDEAAFLVPLLTRKIPESLEAPDNWYDATTPYGYPTPLLIPPDDTSNLEIFLKSFQEMGAASGMISAFFRLHPLLPQNLDVLAKFGKVVKHGQTVYIDLSSSIEEMWSQTRKDHRKDINKLTKLGFQALIDNWSFFDKFIAIYRANMQRVSASEFYFFDESYFVDLRSILGDRLHLCTILSPEGQVASSLLFTAINGIVQTYLSGTFDKYLSLAPSKLEIDVVRRWAKENGHHVFHLGGGVGSRLDSLFKFKSGFSNLRADFYTYRMILDIEKYKNLVRAWEQKYGKLSYGGNDFFPFYRLAEPCS; encoded by the coding sequence ATGCTTTCAGAATTTATTTTACCCAACGATCCCAAATGGAAACATTTTCTCGAACTGGCTGTACACGACTTTTACCATCTGCCAGAGTATGTTTCTTTATCAGCAAAATACGAACGAAGTCAACCTATAGCTTTCTATGGCGAGTTAGATGAAGCTGCTTTTTTGGTTCCTTTATTAACTCGAAAAATTCCAGAAAGCCTTGAAGCACCAGATAATTGGTACGATGCAACCACCCCTTATGGCTATCCAACACCACTCTTAATTCCTCCTGATGATACATCGAATTTAGAGATTTTTCTCAAGTCTTTTCAAGAAATGGGAGCGGCATCTGGAATGATTAGCGCATTCTTCCGTTTACATCCTTTGTTGCCGCAAAATTTAGATGTATTAGCTAAATTTGGCAAAGTTGTCAAACATGGTCAAACTGTATATATCGACTTGTCTTCATCTATTGAAGAAATGTGGTCGCAAACCCGAAAAGATCACCGAAAAGATATTAACAAACTGACCAAATTAGGTTTTCAAGCCCTCATCGATAATTGGAGTTTTTTTGACAAATTTATTGCCATCTATCGAGCAAATATGCAACGGGTATCAGCTAGCGAATTTTACTTTTTTGATGAGAGTTACTTTGTTGATTTGCGTTCTATTCTTGGCGATCGCCTACACCTTTGCACTATCTTATCTCCGGAAGGACAAGTTGCTTCCAGTTTGCTGTTCACGGCAATTAATGGCATCGTGCAAACCTATCTTTCAGGAACATTTGATAAGTACCTTTCTTTAGCGCCATCTAAGTTAGAAATTGATGTGGTGCGACGTTGGGCTAAGGAAAACGGACATCACGTTTTTCATTTGGGCGGAGGAGTAGGTTCTCGTCTTGATTCTTTATTTAAATTCAAATCAGGGTTTTCTAATTTAAGAGCAGATTTTTACACTTATAGGATGATTCTTGATATTGAAAAATATAAAAATCTTGTTCGAGCTTGGGAGCAAAAGTATGGAAAACTCAGCTATGGTGGTAATGATTTTTTCCCCTTTTATCGACTAGCCGAACCATGTTCGTAA
- a CDS encoding 7-cyano-7-deazaguanine synthase — MTYKKNFKLEILQSELETFINTPREKGVNIDAVVAFSGGKDSAAALYWAKKKLNLEVVAVLVQNGFIPDLVINNGRNLCDKLGVELVVLTIELAPFLKDMMDKNFTNGYPCYKCGEMFHKEIQKYCGDKGINRVILGRNWWRWIEPEVRSVRWVKDEASGLNMQFFSLPFALQLTEKDVFNMLDEIGWKTVKIHGNSTNCVIPGLIEYPIYQRLGYHPELNLLSREVIAGFLDKEAAKEQLADIKDNTEILLNMVNKKLEESQSYQDKKDT; from the coding sequence ATGACATACAAAAAGAATTTTAAATTAGAAATTCTTCAGAGCGAACTAGAAACATTTATCAATACTCCGCGAGAGAAAGGCGTAAATATAGATGCAGTCGTAGCATTTTCCGGGGGTAAAGACAGCGCAGCCGCCCTTTATTGGGCGAAAAAGAAATTAAATTTAGAGGTGGTTGCTGTCTTAGTACAAAACGGGTTTATTCCCGATTTAGTTATTAATAATGGTCGAAATTTGTGTGACAAATTAGGTGTCGAACTTGTTGTTTTAACCATAGAGCTTGCACCTTTTTTAAAAGACATGATGGATAAAAATTTTACCAACGGTTATCCTTGCTATAAATGCGGAGAAATGTTTCACAAAGAAATTCAAAAATACTGTGGAGACAAGGGTATTAATCGGGTGATTTTAGGACGTAACTGGTGGCGTTGGATTGAACCAGAAGTTCGTTCTGTGCGGTGGGTGAAAGATGAAGCATCTGGGCTAAATATGCAGTTCTTTTCTTTGCCATTTGCTTTGCAGTTAACTGAAAAGGATGTTTTTAATATGCTGGATGAAATCGGTTGGAAAACTGTAAAAATACACGGAAATAGTACTAACTGTGTCATTCCTGGATTAATAGAATATCCCATATATCAAAGATTGGGTTATCATCCAGAGCTAAATTTGCTCTCCAGGGAAGTAATTGCAGGTTTTCTTGATAAAGAAGCAGCAAAAGAACAACTTGCAGATATCAAAGATAATACAGAGATTCTGCTGAATATGGTTAACAAGAAGCTGGAAGAATCTCAAAGTTATCAAGACAAAAAGGATACTTAA
- a CDS encoding PIG-L deacetylase family protein produces the protein MKNKILIIAPHADDEVLGVGGTMARFAAEGAEVYVVIATQGYPPDYSEEVSKIVREQALVANRLLGVKQTQFLPLPAANLDSVPYREINNQLVEAIHNIQPQILYIPFNGDLHVDHQRIFLSALVAARPNLINTPNRIYAYETMSETNWNAPYLTPNFVPNVFVDISDYLEMKIEAMELYASQLKPFPHERSIEALRALATLRGSTVGRFAAEAFVLVREII, from the coding sequence ATGAAAAATAAAATTCTAATAATAGCACCTCATGCTGATGACGAAGTGCTTGGTGTTGGGGGAACAATGGCTCGATTTGCTGCCGAGGGTGCTGAAGTTTATGTAGTCATCGCTACCCAAGGTTACCCACCTGATTACTCAGAAGAAGTGTCTAAAATTGTTCGCGAACAAGCTTTGGTTGCTAATCGATTACTTGGGGTAAAACAAACCCAATTTCTGCCTCTACCAGCAGCGAATTTAGATAGCGTTCCCTACCGAGAAATTAATAATCAGTTGGTCGAAGCTATTCACAACATCCAACCACAGATTCTTTATATTCCTTTCAATGGCGATCTTCATGTAGACCATCAAAGAATTTTCTTATCAGCTTTGGTAGCGGCGCGACCCAATCTTATTAATACACCAAACAGAATTTATGCTTACGAAACTATGTCGGAAACTAACTGGAATGCTCCTTATTTAACCCCTAATTTTGTCCCGAATGTTTTTGTGGATATTTCCGATTATTTAGAAATGAAAATTGAAGCGATGGAACTTTATGCTTCTCAACTCAAACCTTTTCCTCACGAACGATCGATTGAAGCTTTAAGAGCATTAGCAACTTTACGAGGAAGTACGGTAGGACGGTTCGCTGCGGAAGCGTTTGTTCTAGTGCGAGAAATTATTTAA
- a CDS encoding sugar transferase, which yields MITEIWTEENWQELEKKYLKNRPEIRFNLVFKRLLDLAIASLGILILLPVLALIALAVRLSSPGPILFRQERLGKLTKPFEIYKFRTMVDGAIYQGAGINTFKGDPRVTAIGRLLREYHLDELPQLFNVLKGEMSLVGPRPLLVQCLPTYTDEQKQRFLVYPGITAWEAVKGGLINTLEERLSLDVWYVNHWNFWLDLVIIFRTIPVVFTKEGAYPKDDLSVKRNK from the coding sequence ATGATAACGGAAATTTGGACGGAAGAAAACTGGCAAGAGTTGGAAAAAAAATATCTGAAAAATCGGCCAGAAATTCGATTTAATCTGGTATTTAAACGTTTATTAGATTTGGCGATCGCCAGCCTTGGCATCCTCATCTTACTACCAGTTTTAGCTTTAATTGCCTTAGCAGTCCGCTTAAGTTCCCCAGGCCCGATTTTATTTCGTCAAGAACGACTGGGGAAGCTAACAAAACCTTTTGAAATTTATAAATTTCGGACGATGGTTGATGGTGCAATTTATCAAGGTGCCGGAATTAATACTTTTAAGGGCGATCCTCGCGTCACTGCGATCGGTCGATTATTACGCGAATATCATCTTGATGAATTACCACAACTATTCAATGTTTTAAAGGGTGAAATGAGTTTAGTAGGGCCTCGACCGCTGTTAGTTCAGTGTTTACCAACTTACACCGATGAGCAAAAACAACGCTTCTTAGTTTACCCAGGTATTACAGCTTGGGAGGCAGTAAAAGGAGGTCTGATCAACACATTAGAGGAGCGGCTAAGTCTAGATGTTTGGTATGTCAATCATTGGAATTTTTGGTTAGATTTAGTTATCATTTTTAGGACAATTCCCGTGGTCTTTACTAAAGAAGGTGCATATCCTAAAGATGATTTGTCTGTCAAACGTAATAAATAG
- a CDS encoding class I SAM-dependent methyltransferase, protein MSTLTKNFSNKEVYRTKEFSRWAYGNGLLPEEEYLIANYLDRSKSTIEAGTGGGRILLEMSKLGFTSLSGFDYLSEFIEVAKKRDVDGNIDFQVQDATKLNYEDGSFEQALYLCQMISSIDDELGRLKALKEAYRILKVGGIALFSFLSFDSRINNAVYHFYVEYIRFLRKLRSSDRSIQYLPWLRFEKRPNLAALFDGGAHVYWYKFQEAYQLLRDVNFQLVAYGSRYQLSQGTICEFPTVIDNKSITGMLYFVCQK, encoded by the coding sequence ATGTCAACTTTAACAAAAAATTTCAGCAATAAAGAAGTTTACCGTACTAAAGAATTTAGTCGTTGGGCTTATGGGAACGGTTTGTTACCTGAAGAAGAATATTTAATTGCCAACTATCTGGATCGAAGTAAAAGCACGATCGAAGCTGGAACGGGGGGGGGAAGAATTTTGTTAGAAATGAGCAAGTTAGGTTTTACTTCTCTTTCTGGTTTTGATTACTTATCCGAATTTATTGAGGTGGCAAAAAAGAGAGACGTAGATGGCAATATTGATTTTCAGGTTCAAGATGCTACCAAATTAAATTACGAAGATGGTAGTTTCGAGCAAGCTTTATATTTATGCCAAATGATTTCTTCCATAGATGATGAATTGGGAAGATTAAAAGCTTTAAAAGAAGCTTACCGCATTCTTAAGGTGGGGGGGATAGCTTTATTTTCATTCCTCAGTTTTGATTCCAGAATCAATAATGCTGTATATCACTTCTACGTGGAGTATATTCGCTTTTTGCGAAAATTACGCAGTTCCGATCGTTCAATTCAATATCTGCCTTGGCTTAGGTTTGAAAAACGGCCAAACTTGGCAGCGTTATTTGATGGAGGAGCGCACGTTTATTGGTACAAGTTTCAAGAAGCTTATCAGCTTTTAAGAGATGTGAATTTTCAGTTAGTTGCTTATGGTTCTCGTTACCAATTGAGCCAAGGTACGATTTGTGAATTTCCGACAGTAATAGATAACAAATCTATTACAGGAATGCTATACTTTGTTTGTCAAAAATGA
- the pyk gene encoding pyruvate kinase has translation MQLENSQRRTKIVATIGPATRSPEVLKALIEAGATTLRLNFSHGTHEEHQRNIRLIRQTSFELNQPVGILQDLQGPKIRLGKFENGSIELKKGDPFILTSRQIVGSQEISSVTYENLAAEVPETATILLDDGKVEMRVEKIDRAAENLHCRVVVGGTLSNSKGVNFPGVYLSIKALTDKDRKDLMFGLDQGVDWVALSFVRNPQDVLEIKEIISSAGKRVPVIAKIEKHEAIEQMESILPLCDGVMIARGDLGVELPAEDVPILQKRLITLANKLGIPIITATQMLDSMVNNPRATRAEISDVANAILDGTDAVMLSNETAVGKYPVEAVATMARIAVRIEQEQAEKITTHTISNNGRSIPNAISQAVGQISEQLGAAAIMSLTKTGSTARNVSKFRPTTPIIAVTPHVDVARQLQMVWGVKPLLMLELASTSQTFQAALNVAQERGLLTEGDLVVMTAGTLQGVSGSTDLIKVEVVTAVLGKGTALGSGSVSGRARVARNSVDIGNFGQGEILVAPRTSAEFVDAIRKAAGVITEEESLTSHAAIIGLRLGVPVIVGVKNATQTIRDGAILTLDMQRGLIYSGATTSSPTDTAVTI, from the coding sequence ATGCAATTGGAAAATTCCCAGCGTCGAACCAAAATAGTTGCCACCATTGGCCCAGCAACTCGTAGCCCAGAAGTTTTGAAAGCGCTCATTGAAGCTGGCGCGACCACCTTACGGCTAAACTTTTCGCACGGTACTCATGAAGAACACCAAAGGAACATCCGCTTAATTCGGCAAACATCCTTTGAGCTAAATCAGCCAGTGGGTATCTTACAAGACCTGCAAGGGCCGAAAATTAGATTGGGCAAATTTGAAAACGGTTCGATCGAACTTAAAAAAGGCGATCCCTTTATTTTGACCAGTCGCCAGATAGTTGGTAGCCAAGAAATCAGTTCCGTCACTTATGAAAATCTCGCTGCTGAAGTTCCCGAAACAGCTACCATTCTCCTAGACGACGGCAAAGTCGAAATGCGGGTGGAAAAAATAGACCGCGCCGCCGAAAACCTACACTGTCGAGTTGTTGTAGGCGGCACCCTTTCCAACAGTAAAGGCGTGAACTTCCCCGGCGTTTACCTTTCCATTAAAGCCTTGACCGACAAAGACCGGAAAGATTTAATGTTCGGTTTAGATCAAGGCGTTGATTGGGTAGCCCTCAGTTTTGTTCGCAATCCCCAAGACGTACTGGAAATTAAAGAAATTATCTCTAGTGCTGGTAAGCGAGTACCAGTGATTGCCAAAATCGAAAAACACGAAGCGATCGAACAAATGGAATCGATCCTTCCCCTGTGCGATGGCGTGATGATTGCTAGAGGAGACTTAGGAGTCGAACTACCGGCAGAAGATGTACCGATCCTGCAAAAACGCCTGATTACCTTAGCTAACAAACTGGGAATTCCCATCATCACCGCTACCCAAATGTTGGATAGTATGGTGAACAACCCCCGCGCCACCCGTGCCGAAATTTCCGACGTAGCCAACGCGATTCTCGACGGAACGGATGCGGTGATGCTTTCCAACGAAACCGCCGTTGGTAAATACCCGGTGGAAGCCGTCGCGACAATGGCCCGCATCGCCGTTCGCATCGAACAAGAACAAGCAGAAAAAATTACCACTCACACTATTTCTAACAACGGTCGTTCCATTCCCAACGCGATCAGTCAAGCGGTCGGTCAAATTTCCGAACAACTCGGCGCGGCTGCGATCATGAGTTTAACCAAAACTGGTTCTACCGCCCGTAACGTCTCGAAATTCCGTCCCACCACCCCAATTATCGCCGTGACTCCCCACGTCGATGTGGCGCGGCAACTGCAAATGGTCTGGGGCGTGAAACCCCTCTTGATGTTGGAATTAGCTTCGACCAGCCAAACTTTCCAAGCTGCCCTTAACGTAGCCCAGGAAAGAGGTTTACTCACGGAAGGGGATTTGGTAGTGATGACGGCGGGTACCCTGCAAGGCGTTTCGGGTTCGACGGATTTGATTAAAGTGGAAGTAGTCACTGCCGTGTTGGGTAAAGGAACTGCTTTAGGTTCCGGTTCCGTTAGCGGGCGGGCGCGAGTAGCGCGTAACTCCGTCGATATCGGTAACTTCGGTCAAGGGGAAATTTTAGTCGCGCCTCGCACCAGCGCCGAATTTGTCGATGCCATTCGCAAAGCCGCCGGAGTGATTACCGAGGAAGAAAGCTTAACTTCTCATGCTGCCATTATTGGGTTGCGTTTGGGCGTACCCGTGATCGTAGGCGTGAAAAATGCTACTCAAACTATTCGCGATGGGGCAATTCTTACCCTCGATATGCAGCGCGGTTTAATTTATTCCGGTGCAACGACCAGTAGCCCGACAGATACAGCCGTGACAATTTAA